Part of the Fusarium musae strain F31 chromosome 3, whole genome shotgun sequence genome, GAATAAGATACGGTGAGCGGAATACTACGCCAGCAAGAATATGAGGGCAAGTTTTAGAACATTTCAAGAACAGCGCAGCGGTTCCTCAACTACAACGAAGAGTAGCAATGAGTACTTGAAGCTATAGCCTCTTTGCAAGACTCAGGATTTGTGAATCGCATTGAGCAGCCAGAGCCAGGACGATCCTTCCAGCTTGAGCCAATTCCAGTGCCACTTTCGATAGCCTTGGACAGAAAACACCCTTCATCAAGAGACCCCCTGTTAGCTGTCATGCGCCATCACCATCTAGAACACCCAATGGCGCCGACTTCCCCTCAAATGCGCAAAGCCTGGTTGCTACCCAAAGAAAGACAGGtacgaggaggaggctcaAAAAGGTGAGACTCCCGCTGTTGCGCGGAAGCGAGTCTCTACGTTACCAAACCTTCCAAGTCCATTTGTGACTCTACTACAACAGACCATGGAGACCTTCATACGGAAGCAAATTGGGTTCATATGCACTCAGGCTATACTTGCTCTGCTTATCACCGTCCACTGGACCACCGCCAAGAACCCTAGAGATGACTTTTGCCGAAGATGCTCACCAAACAACGGCCATTGACGATAAGCTTTACATAGACGGGGGATGGGTCAACTTTGATGACTTCCAGCAAACTCACGAGAACTACTCCAGTACGTCGACCCAGAGGCTTACAGACACGCAATTTTGGTCACTGACTCTACTCTAGATACCTGGCTCGCATACCACgacctcaacaacctcgtcGAACGCGGTGGTGATCTTTGGCCAGACCTGAATATCAGCCTAAGCAAGAAAGACAGGTACGACGACCCATTCTCTTCTCgttgctcctcctccagatATGCTAACCCCGATACGACAGTATCCCGAGCGTACACGGCGGTATTCTCTGGGGCGACAGCGTCAACAAGCGATTCTACCTTTACGCCGGCGAATGGAACAACGGTTTCTCACAAGATTCCTATACTCTTCTGAGCTACGATATCATCTACGACAAATGGGACGACTTTGGAGCGCCTGATATAACCCCTCCACCGAAGGTCGCCTCGTATGGCGCTGGTGTCGGCGTTTCGGAGACTGGCATGGGCTACTACCTTGGAGGATGGATAAGCAATGCCTCGATGAGCGGATGGACTGGTGACTGAACCATGAGCTCTAACTTTTACACGTACTCGTACGACTCGGGAAAGTTTACGCAGGCGGCTAGTCTCAGTAAACAGCCCAGAGCTGAAGGCGGCATGGTCTGGATACCTGCCGACGACACTCTCAGCCAACTTGTGTATCTGGGAGGCATTGTTGACCCTTATGGTAACAACACGGAAGCTCCCCAGCCATTCGATGAAGTCTTCGTCTTTGATGCCAAGGGAAACTCTTGGTCAACCAAGAAGACGACTGGGGAGATACCCCAGAACAGGCGTCAGTTATGCGTCGATGTGGCGTGGGCACCAGACAAGTCTTCCTTCAACATGTAAGCCAAGCGATTTGCTGTCTCCATTATCAGGTCCTTATGCTGAACTAATAAAAGCTGTCTCTGGGAAGGATTGAGCGTTCAACCACCCGTTGTCAATGCAACCTCATTCAACGACATCTACATCCTGACCCTCCCCTCGTTCATCTGGGTGAAAGCTTACCCTGACCGTCACGGAAACGCGACCCTCCCACCAGAGTACGACCACTACAGCGCATCATGTAACATGGTCAAACACATGTCGCAGCTCTTTGTCATCGGAGGCACCTACACCGACACAGACGCCTGCGATCTAGCGTATGATGCTTGGTCAATGCACAACTTCTGGACTGGAACGAATAACAACGCTGGGAATAATGAGACGTACTGGGATATCTACAACCCTAACATTACGGAGAACGTCGTGCCCGTCGATGTGTACAACGTCACTGTTGGAAACAAGAAAGGCGGTGCGAAATTGGTGGCCCCCAGACCTCAGACTCACGTCTCACCTTCAGCTCATACCGGCATCAAATGGCAATTCAACACTGCTCTGTATGCAGTACCTCGCTGGGAAAGACACCACGATGACCACTTCAACGACTCGCACATACCTTAGATGCACCTGGATGATCCTATTCCCGACGAAGTCATACCGTACGTGGGCAAATGGGGATACGAGCGCAGGAGTTATGGGGGGATATTGGGCCAGGTCCCAGTACTTTGAAGAGACCAGAGACGTATATTTCGCTCCGTTTTCATGGAAGGAAGTTGAACCCCTTGTTAAAGGTCCCTTTGGGGAAAATGGACGCGAAGCCCTTTACGAAGACTATACGCGAGGATTTGTGGCAAAGCTCCAGATCATCCGACAGGGAACCACCCCCCAACTGGATGGATCAAAGTGGAAGAAGTACACCCGGAGCATCCTGACTGAAAACACCAATTGTTGAACACATGGAAGGGTGTGTAGTACACTTTGACCGGACGTAGGTCTCTTGACTATTTAGATCATCTATCTGAGCCTTGCCACTACTCTCTCTGTCAGACATAAGAGAATTATGCTCTAAGGGAGAATGGGATGTTATAAGCTATGAGATGCCTATCTTTATTCTGCGCGTAGCTTGTATGGACTGTTTATTATCGATTCTATTAAGAGgctttagctatataagGACCTAGGGCTTTCACTCCTAGGACAGATACttactttaccttaatataagtattttacttattaaaaaactttaagaaactaaataaaaaaaaagtcttattattctattaactctttatatatattattaagttattataaaatactattataatacttaagtaaaaggggttaatataactaaaaatatattaaaattaaaattactttataaaaatataaaaaagaaaaattaaaatataaaatattaatttatattatataatatatttatattaaaagattattagctaatacctttttatatattagtaagatttttataatctttagttaatatttttaatattaaaagtttagtaaaaacctataaaagctactatttaaaagtaattacttaattacttaataaaagctagcttttataagcttataaatactattacttttattataactattatagccttaatattagactttaaagtagtaattattaaagtaaatagcttataaaatattaatcttataattacttataaatcctAATTTATACCTTATttcttaagttaatattaatacttattaattttttattattaataataataatactctttatatatactaactattaataattacttttataattactataagatttataaactttattataattattaatataaaagttaataatatttatataactataattattatattaaataatcttattaatagctttatatatactattactaataatattagctatattactgcttttaattaaaatagtatttttataaatatctttaaattaaataaatttaaaaatatataatttaaagtagtatatacttttatattaattaatattaataataatatttttaagctttattttatttttaaaaataaaaatagtatcttttttacttaaataatataattaataatagctaaaaggttactaatattattataatttactttctttagcttaatttatatactttatattataattatacttaacttaattaatattaaaggtctagctttttttaatatattaaaaaaagcctagagtttagatctttatatacttaaaaagactattaatatagcctttataagctaaaattaataatataattataaaaaaagtaattatattaaagaaatatataataaatcttattaaaattagctttttattataaaaattaaattaatattaataagttaaagtataggtattataaCCCTAgcagttatattatatattatttataaatttcttattaattattaaaagactaataaCTTCTATCTTAGTCTATAatagaaatactaattatactaGGATTAAggatttactattatagtctaggactaatatttaaatatctcagtctttaaaccttaatatactaatatattatagcagctagtatataaagatacttatttagcacttttataaattctagcttactagctattaataaaacttctttatattaattaagcctaatatatattaaatctactattaagagatataatactttaataagcttagtattatacCCTATATAatctactaataataaacctaagtATAGCctagtttaatatagttagacctaactattatatattaatagcttttatttagactatactatataatactaagtaatataaatataatagctattaatattaacccTACTTAGTAGTATACTAtacctaataataatacttttactttataggatataaatatagataataactttaatagtaatattaactttaatattaaatagctatattagtagataactaatataaatattaaaatagataatttttaataagtacttaCTAAGGTAACCTAGCTATAGGCCTAGTAAGCTACTAACTAGTAAAATGCTATTTAGGAAAtgtattaacttactattactGCTACTAGTAGTAAGGAAGTAGGTAAAATCCTTAAacctaatatacttaagccttttaatagaaACTTagtaaaactatttatattccttacttaatactaagcctttataagttactttttaaactaatttagtaaagatagtaatagagttatatatatattaagataactTAAAGGAAACGTAGCTTAGTAGTTTTAGCCTATACTAGAAGATATAACTACTAAACTAGAATATAAACTgctactttaaatattttaaatttataaaagctatttagcttttaaagaagccttataataagcttttagattagttaataagaaaagttaggtaaaataaaaaattaaaatacttagataaattaaattagtatctAAATATAGAATTAAGTTCTtgtaatttactattaagcTAGGATAGGACTAggaattacttatattattattctttaatagACTTAAGGAATCTATTTAAgtagaactttataaaaaagaaagacctaAAATactagttaattatattaaataagctatctgtattaataatatataattctaataGAGAATctgtaataattaaagtaactaaagataataaggaaataaaccttattataatgCTAATTAAGGGAggtaataaaactataataccttatatagaACTAAATTAGGacctataactattaaggtaactaagaaaaataaatttaagattacttactaaaactgTAGTAGGAAAGGATATTATGATTAGGAATGTAAGAACCTTATTAAGACTAACTAGAAATATAGACCTATACTTAAAggtaagaaatatattaatagcattaataaaaaggaaaaactatagaTAGTAACctgttttattaatataataagaaaagatagatataatatataaagaataccttatatataaaacctaAACCtaggtattactatatataacctgttctttaataaataatagatatataaataatactacttAGATATTATAGAAGAATAATGACCTAAACTAAGCTATTTActagttaatttataatatataatttagatattagaagaaaggaaaattaagaaaagagaatataatataaaaaaataagaaaatctagaatttagaaagaaaaaaagtaagtaataaaaataataaaaaagaaaagtaaaataaaataaagagattaaacttaaataaaaccCAGTTCCTAAACCAggatagtaatatattaaataaggatatactatttatatagttagaaaaggaaaggaagttaaccttaacctagataataaacctagtacttaaatatataacctAAGTATAGAATAAGTACTAAAGCAGTCCCTAaggaaaataaagaaagaattaaacccttatatattagtagatAAAATCCTAGTTAgaactactttataaaaacctaactaatactataataatctaaattatatattagctttaaggataatttaagacttaaaagtaataaaaattaaaagataaataaactatattatctagaatatagatattaaattatagtataataagtatagaaattatatatagtatagtaaggtacttaaatatactaaacttataagataaagaGCTATTATagaataagataataatatctatatttagttatatataaaggataaagtaaaagaccTAACTACTCTAGAAGAATAAATCTAGATTAAAGCAGACCTTTAAAGGTACCTAGACTATCCTAActattaatagatattataaatatcctatatataatactattactaataatacaggtaaaataaagaaataaataactattttctaatataaactaaagaatataagGAATAGAGactttacttaattattaataccttaagataCTAATTTACTAGAAAGTATAAAGgaacttaagtaataaaacttatagtaaatactaaagtaaaagaataggctttaaattatatctaAAACTTGCATTATATAGCCTAATAGAGactaaaagtttataataaaaaagattataaggaAAAAACCTTAGATAAGgaactttataaaactattatagagattaattaattaaaggaaGTGTAAAGTAAAACCTTagataaagaaaaactaGTATAACTAACtagtaaagatattatattaaataaataaattaaataaatagaagctaaatattaagataaattagcctattaatataaatatctagataatattaactactataatagtaaatataattataattacctttaaaagggaaaagactattactatctataataaagcgctagataagtaataaagtaaaagggaATAGACTTCTTATAAAAGCTCTAAGAATAACTATAAAGAATAGTTAATAGACctactttaaattaaaagttagaattaaaggtAAGTAgctaaatatacttataaatagcagagctaatataaattacaTTTCccctaatatagtaaataatcttaagctactataaaaagataagaaaaaactatatataataactaataaaaaaggaggaacttataattataataataaataaataacttaagagattaattactttaaggtatttataaatagaagaaattaaagaattaactttaatattattcttattagcagatataacttaatacttaaatatctatagttaaaatactataacctataatttaactagAGAACTAGCTAGGTAACCTATAAAGATTACCTTTTAGATAATAAAAACGatttagataataataatataaaatcttaaactttaactaaggagagtaataaagttaggagtaataaagtattacttattctaaaaggaatataatataagtactataaaggtagaataaaatatattaaataaataatagtaactcTTAAAAGATAGTTTAGATAACTAGACTATgatttttaagaaataaaatagattactaaaaaggaatttaataaataacttaagaatatacttacttaatactatatttataagaaactGTTTTAAGAGgaacttaatactaagttaccCTAATATAtagactataatattaagattatattaaaagatagtaaaaaCCTAAAATTCTTCCCTATCTATAACCTATCCtaagataagcttaatatacttaaggaatagttaaataatatactataaaaagggtatattaaactattaaaatctttagtaaaatacctagttatatttatactaaaacctaatataaataaactctaatttatagtaaattactaatagcttaataagattactaataaggatagaatactattactacttattaCTAAACTTAAGGATTAACTATTTAGTAAGAAATagtttatagcctttaatcttaaatctatatata contains:
- a CDS encoding hypothetical protein (EggNog:ENOG41), producing MTFAEDAHQTTAIDDKLYIDGGWVNFDDFQQTHENYSNTWLAYHDLNNLVERGGDLWPDLNISLSKKDSIPSVHGGILWGDSVNKRFYLYAGEWNNGFSQDSYTLLSYDIIYDKWDDFGAPDITPPPKVASYGAGVGVSETGMGYYLGGWISNASMSGWTGD